The Niallia sp. Man26 genome includes a window with the following:
- a CDS encoding alpha/beta hydrolase, producing the protein MSIYHKIIGDGFPIVMLHGWTLDHHVMLHAMEPLFEKRNGWKRVYIDLPGMGHSEPQSSIQNSDDMLEAILSLLDELIPNQPFIICGNSYGGYIARGVVCSRQEVVRGLLLMAPMTIPEFDERSVPPQTVIKKDIDLISHLSQEDADAFCSMGVVQGQTEWVRFQKEILLPSKQTNNEFLTKIRQNGYGFTFDISSKLEYPTLIITGRQDNVVGYQDAWKLIEDYPRATFSVLDMAGHNLQIEQTEIFNTLVHNWLNKLESENFWMY; encoded by the coding sequence ATGTCGATTTACCACAAAATAATTGGGGACGGATTTCCCATTGTTATGCTACATGGTTGGACACTTGACCATCATGTGATGTTACATGCAATGGAACCTTTATTTGAGAAACGAAACGGATGGAAGAGAGTTTACATAGACTTGCCTGGTATGGGGCATTCTGAGCCACAATCTTCAATTCAAAACTCTGATGACATGTTAGAAGCTATTTTAAGTCTACTGGATGAGCTTATACCTAATCAGCCATTTATTATTTGTGGTAATTCCTATGGCGGTTACATTGCTAGGGGAGTAGTTTGTTCACGACAGGAAGTGGTTCGTGGATTACTGCTGATGGCACCAATGACTATACCTGAATTCGATGAACGGTCTGTACCTCCCCAGACTGTTATTAAAAAAGACATTGACTTGATATCGCATTTGTCTCAAGAGGATGCTGATGCATTTTGCTCTATGGGGGTTGTGCAGGGGCAAACTGAATGGGTTAGGTTTCAAAAGGAAATTTTACTTCCTTCTAAACAAACAAATAATGAGTTCTTAACCAAGATTCGTCAGAACGGTTACGGTTTTACCTTCGACATTTCATCTAAACTTGAGTATCCCACTTTAATTATCACAGGGCGTCAGGACAACGTAGTTGGATACCAAGATGCATGGAAATTAATTGAAGACTATCCAAGGGCAACTTTTTCAGTGCTTGATATGGCTGGTCACAATCTTCAAATCGAACAGACTGAAATTTTTAATACACTAGTTCATAATTGGTTAAACAAACTTGAGTCGGAAAACTTTTGGATGTATTAA
- a CDS encoding metalloregulator ArsR/SmtB family transcription factor: MKEDKSQDLKETAIVLKLLGDKTRLSMVNMLAEQECCVCEFVEIFQMSQPAISQHLRKLRDIGIVKEQRKGQWVVYSLNTESEYYLLTKDILKHVPSERDKFVWLEKNGLRIICN, from the coding sequence ATGAAAGAGGACAAATCTCAAGACTTAAAAGAGACTGCAATTGTGCTAAAACTTTTAGGGGATAAAACCAGATTATCCATGGTGAACATGTTAGCTGAACAAGAATGCTGTGTATGTGAATTTGTTGAAATTTTTCAAATGTCCCAACCTGCAATCAGTCAGCATCTTAGAAAGTTACGGGATATTGGGATTGTGAAAGAACAAAGAAAAGGGCAATGGGTAGTCTATTCTCTAAATACAGAAAGTGAATATTACTTACTGACAAAAGATATTTTAAAACATGTACCGAGTGAACGAGATAAGTTTGTTTGGCTAGAGAAAAATGGAT
- a CDS encoding arsinothricin resistance N-acetyltransferase ArsN1 family A has product MLRKASTEDLNEILEIYNQGIKDGLATFEEDLKDKDYMENWFAAHQGRYAVFVAVNEEGKITGWASINPYNTRAAYYGVGELSIYIHREFRGKGIGQKLLQVLEDEARLQEFYKIVLFTFPINNLGQGLYRKLNYREVGLFKKQGRLKGKFVDVMLMEKLLFNQEYYL; this is encoded by the coding sequence ATGCTTAGGAAAGCTTCGACAGAAGATTTAAACGAAATACTTGAAATCTATAACCAAGGAATAAAAGACGGATTAGCGACCTTTGAGGAAGATTTAAAAGACAAGGATTACATGGAGAATTGGTTTGCTGCTCACCAGGGAAGATATGCTGTATTTGTAGCTGTTAATGAAGAGGGGAAAATCACAGGATGGGCATCAATAAATCCTTATAATACTAGGGCTGCCTATTATGGGGTAGGAGAACTTTCAATATATATACATAGGGAATTTAGAGGTAAAGGTATTGGTCAAAAACTATTACAGGTACTAGAAGACGAGGCAAGATTACAGGAATTTTATAAAATAGTACTCTTTACATTTCCTATTAATAACTTAGGTCAAGGTCTTTACAGAAAGTTAAATTATCGGGAGGTTGGTTTATTTAAAAAACAAGGGAGATTAAAAGGGAAATTTGTAGACGTAATGTTAATGGAAAAATTGTTATTTAATCAGGAATATTACTTATAA
- a CDS encoding NAD(P)-binding domain-containing protein, whose amino-acid sequence MDLDLPIAIIGAGPVGLAAAAHLIQYKQKVIILEAGTEVGANILTWKHIKLFSQWKYNIDKAASSLLEKYEWEKPNLEEIPTGKELVDNYLIPLSKIPEIREVIALNTKVISIAKKNIDKMKTANRENVPFVIYTEQKGAIKAIEARAVIDATGTWGNPNPANSNGVWLKSEESLREKVFYGLPDILGESINRYKNKKVAVVGSGHSAINALLELEKLKEEHPETEIIWIIRKECVEDAYGGEGKDALEARGLLGSRIHEMVDKGTVKLHTSFRIEQLRENNNATITINGEVNGVIAEIESIDEIIVNTGNRPNYSFLNELRTKVDFATESVAAISALIDPNLHSCGTVRPHGEKELRQPEKNLYIVGSKSYGRAPTFLMATGYEQVRSIAAYMTGDIEASEKVELDLPETGVCSVNFVNAKSVNSCDTDTCCS is encoded by the coding sequence ATGGATTTAGATTTACCTATAGCTATCATTGGTGCTGGTCCTGTAGGTTTAGCTGCTGCAGCTCATTTGATTCAATATAAACAAAAAGTGATTATTTTAGAAGCTGGAACGGAAGTTGGAGCAAACATTCTTACCTGGAAACATATAAAATTATTCTCACAGTGGAAATATAACATCGATAAAGCAGCATCTTCTTTATTAGAGAAATATGAATGGGAAAAACCAAATTTAGAGGAAATACCCACTGGTAAAGAACTCGTGGATAATTACTTAATTCCTTTATCAAAGATTCCAGAAATACGAGAAGTAATTGCTTTAAATACAAAAGTCATTTCTATAGCTAAAAAAAATATCGATAAAATGAAGACAGCTAACAGAGAGAATGTTCCATTTGTTATTTATACAGAGCAGAAAGGCGCAATTAAAGCTATTGAAGCACGAGCTGTCATTGATGCTACTGGTACTTGGGGAAACCCTAATCCAGCAAACTCCAATGGGGTTTGGCTAAAATCCGAGGAAAGTCTAAGGGAAAAAGTCTTTTATGGATTACCTGATATCTTGGGAGAAAGTATCAACCGTTACAAAAATAAAAAAGTTGCAGTTGTAGGAAGTGGGCACTCTGCTATTAATGCTTTGCTCGAATTAGAGAAATTAAAGGAAGAGCATCCAGAAACAGAAATTATATGGATTATTCGGAAAGAATGTGTAGAGGATGCATATGGTGGAGAAGGAAAGGATGCATTAGAAGCAAGGGGATTATTAGGTAGCAGAATTCATGAAATGGTAGATAAAGGGACAGTCAAATTGCATACTTCTTTTAGAATTGAGCAATTGAGAGAGAATAATAACGCAACAATAACGATTAATGGAGAAGTAAATGGTGTAATAGCTGAAATTGAATCAATTGATGAAATCATCGTCAACACAGGAAATCGACCTAATTATTCTTTCCTAAATGAATTACGAACAAAAGTTGATTTTGCTACTGAAAGTGTAGCAGCCATTTCTGCCTTAATTGATCCTAATCTTCACAGCTGTGGAACAGTCCGTCCTCATGGTGAAAAAGAATTGAGACAACCGGAGAAGAACCTATATATAGTTGGATCTAAAAGCTATGGTAGGGCACCGACCTTTTTAATGGCAACGGGGTATGAACAGGTACGTTCAATAGCTGCATATATGACAGGGGATATAGAAGCTTCGGAAAAAGTAGAATTAGATTTACCTGAAACAGGGGTTTGTAGTGTAAATTTCGTAAATGCTAAAAGTGTTAATAGCTGTGATACAGACACTTGTTGCTCCTAA
- a CDS encoding MarR family transcriptional regulator, producing the protein MKTKDKIQIRELLQQLVRDFGLLQKDGSDCCGITVTQSHIVYELGKSPNISLQTLAEKLIMDTGLLSRQVNKLVELQYILRVPDPNDRRYVLLSLTEIGEAKAEEISNQMLEYLGNIFTHIQEDKHSQVLESLSLLLDAMNKNDGLGSCATR; encoded by the coding sequence ATGAAAACAAAAGATAAAATACAAATTCGAGAATTACTACAACAACTAGTTCGTGACTTTGGACTTCTTCAAAAAGATGGTTCTGATTGTTGTGGGATAACAGTAACACAAAGCCATATTGTATATGAATTGGGCAAATCTCCAAATATTTCTCTTCAGACTTTAGCTGAAAAGCTAATAATGGATACTGGTCTTTTAAGCAGACAAGTAAATAAACTAGTGGAACTTCAATATATATTAAGGGTTCCAGATCCAAATGATCGGAGATATGTACTTTTATCTTTGACAGAAATAGGTGAAGCAAAAGCTGAAGAAATATCTAACCAAATGTTAGAATACTTAGGAAACATCTTTACTCATATTCAAGAAGATAAGCATTCGCAAGTTTTAGAAAGTCTAAGTTTATTGCTAGATGCAATGAATAAAAACGACGGATTAGGTAGTTGTGCCACCAGATAG
- a CDS encoding MarR family transcriptional regulator codes for MIKYNTASMVGKIRDAVNNLILSELNKHEINGISPSHGDILVCLYKKDGLSVKELAERIHRTQPTVTVLVDKLQKLGYVVRIKSKEDSRVTLVNLTENGNELKPIFNEISEKINTAIYGDFITEEKEQLEQLLERILKRF; via the coding sequence ATGATAAAATATAACACAGCATCAATGGTTGGAAAAATAAGAGACGCAGTAAACAATTTAATTTTATCTGAGCTTAACAAACATGAAATAAATGGGATCTCCCCCTCTCATGGCGATATTCTAGTTTGCCTTTACAAAAAAGATGGCTTATCTGTGAAGGAACTGGCTGAAAGAATTCATCGCACGCAACCGACAGTAACAGTACTAGTTGATAAGTTACAAAAACTTGGTTATGTTGTAAGGATAAAAAGTAAGGAGGACAGCAGAGTAACTCTAGTTAATCTTACAGAAAACGGAAATGAGTTAAAACCAATTTTTAATGAAATCTCAGAGAAAATAAACACTGCTATTTATGGTGATTTTATTACCGAAGAAAAAGAACAGTT
- a CDS encoding DUF6434 domain-containing protein, with product MRPNLTKDISVESFKDFYWLKEELQSFCRENGMSASGSKIEITNRIETFLRTGGIKKPLRKSNMNKKPQPQGNLRLDTVITENHRCSQNVREFFKTVVPKFHFSTYIQNFFKNNVGKTYRDVVKAWNEEEERKKNPSFKKTIAPQFEYNQFIRDFYSDPKNQGVSREKAIKAWNEIKKQPGSNKYLFTK from the coding sequence ATGCGACCTAATTTAACGAAAGATATAAGTGTAGAAAGTTTTAAAGATTTTTATTGGTTAAAGGAAGAATTACAGTCTTTTTGTAGAGAAAATGGCATGAGTGCTTCTGGTTCAAAAATAGAGATTACTAATAGGATTGAAACATTCCTTCGAACAGGGGGAATTAAAAAACCTTTGAGAAAATCAAATATGAATAAGAAGCCTCAGCCTCAAGGAAACTTAAGATTGGATACAGTCATCACTGAAAACCATCGTTGCAGTCAAAATGTAAGAGAATTTTTTAAGACGGTTGTCCCAAAATTCCACTTTTCCACCTATATACAAAACTTTTTCAAAAACAATGTTGGAAAAACATATCGTGATGTAGTAAAAGCTTGGAATGAGGAAGAAGAACGAAAGAAAAATCCTTCGTTTAAGAAAACCATAGCCCCTCAATTTGAATATAATCAATTCATTCGTGATTTTTATTCAGATCCTAAGAATCAAGGAGTAAGTCGTGAGAAAGCTATTAAAGCTTGGAATGAAATCAAGAAACAGCCTGGTAGCAATAAATATTTATTTACTAAATAG